A window of the Henckelia pumila isolate YLH828 chromosome 3, ASM3356847v2, whole genome shotgun sequence genome harbors these coding sequences:
- the LOC140892534 gene encoding protein PLASTID MOVEMENT IMPAIRED 2-like: MTSVMDRFKLQDDSKIGSVKAAISSFAGERIVKKFQEKHSKASREWMGETRIFTDEAESELFAAKKTVKDLTLRIEESNSRRKADIRAFQKLNEIKTSDSESSQYDKVVEELRLIKEELNKLKMDMGSVVEEKRRAKKEKHKSMLKIQSCSSLSVELDRQIEEINEEQVLVELAKMEALQELIEIQDWRRENGEIFVAKMEENSKKLRDVIQEIDDAKGLQTELVMSLLDISILESELEIYKEMEKELEKNVAKDGVDSDLEEDENSDLVCLLDSANKEVEDAKKALVSLKEESFQLMTSMDIIREERRYVAEGTSHAKNKEEKVNMVVQNLKSKLLRAKAELESTSAAEETAKAISSNLIRKLEQLKPETESAKKELYRIRNEARIIKEEIQRTETEIVSWEENFQLSMQELEAAKESESTALENLKELIENTLRSRASTSQRSSTITISKVEYEYLTGHAAGAKEIADKKIAASQAWIEALKASEKEMLIKIQLLEREARKQRVEEEQEAYETEQIIKENEVIADEFENWRQSIQAKKLRPELISIPSKNVNRSVRLARSVSNRGINRSVKMAPGKRGKARGSSSPAFQATPRSTPFAVRKKKKVLPNLAKFFRKSSDQRNLL, translated from the exons ATGACTTCAG TGATGGACAGATTCAAGCTGCAGGATGACAGCAAGATTGGCTCAGTTAAAGCAGCCATTAGTTCCTTCGCCGGGGAGCGGATTGTTAAGAAATTCCAGGAAAAGCATTCCAAG GCGTCGCGGGAATGGATGGGGGAGACCAGGATATTTACAGATGAGGCAGAGTCGGAGCTTTTTGCTGCTAAAAAGACAGTGAAAGATCTAACTCTGAGAATCGAAGAATCGAATTCGAGAAGAAAAGCTGATATTCGGGCCTTCCAGAAGCTCAATGAGATCAAAACGAGTGACTCCGAAAGTTCCCAGTACGATAAAGTGGTGGAAGAATTGAGATTGATTAAAGAAGAACTGAACAAGCTTAAGATGGATATGGGTTCAGTTGTGGAAGAGAAGAGAAGGGCTAAGAAGGAAAAACACAAATCCATGTTGAAAATACAGTCTTGCTCGAGTTTATCGGTAGAACTTGATAGGCAGATTGAGGAGATAAATGAAGAGCAAGTGCTTGTGGAGTTGGCTAAAATGGAGGCCCTTCAAGAGTTGATAGAAATACAAGATTGGAGAAGAGAGAACGGGGAAATATTTGTTGCCAAAATGGAGGAAAATTCAAAGAAACTGCGTGATGTGATTCAAGAAATCGACGATGCAAAAGGGCTGCAAACAGAACTGGTTATGTCACTGTTAGACATTAGTATCTTAGAAAGTGAACTCGAGATATACAAGGAAATGGAGAAGGAATTAGAGAAGAATGTAGCCAAAGATGGAGTTGATTCCGATTTGGAAGAAGACGAAAACTCGGATCTTGTTTGTTTATTAGATTCTGCAAACAAAGAAGTGGAGGATGCCAAAAAGGCACTGGTTTCACTTAAAGAAGAAAGCTTTCAGCTCATGACTTCCATGGATATCATCCGGGAGGAACGTAGATACGTCGCAGAAGGAACGTCACACGCGAAAAACAAAGAAGAGAAGGTAAATATGGTTGTTCAGAATCTGAAATCAAAGCTTCTGAGAGCTAAAGCTGAGCTGGAATCAACGTCCGCAGCCGAAGAAACAGCAAAAGCGATCTCGTCAAATCTGATCCGGAAGCTCGAACAGCTGAAACCCGAGACTGAATCAGCGAAAAAAGAACTATATAGGATTCGAAACGAAGCAAGAATTATCAAAGAAGAAATTCAGAGAACCGAAACTGAGATTGTTTCATGGGAGGAAAATTTCCAACTTTCAATGCAAGAACTTGAAGCAGCTAAAGAATCAGAATCCACAGCCCTGGAAAATCTAAAAGAACTCATAGAAAATACATTGAGAAGTCGAGCTTCAACATCTCAGCGTAGCTCAACGATCACTATCTCGAAGGTTGAATATGAATATCTGACAGGACACGCAGCAGGAGCCAAGGAAATTGCTGACAAGAAAATTGCGGCATCCCAGGCATGGATTGAAGCTCTGAAAGCAAGTGAAAAGGAAATGCTGATAAAAATCCAACTCCTGGAAAGAGAAGCAAGAAAGCAAAGAGTGGAGGAAGAACAGGAAGCTTATGAAACTGAGCAAATAATCAAGGAAAATGAAGTGATTGCCGATGAATTTGAAAACTGGAGGCAGAGCATACAGGCGAAAAAGTTGAGGCCCGAGTTGATCTCGATTCCGAGCAAGAACGTGAACAGAAGTGTGAGGTTGGCGCGTTCGGTTTCGAACAGAGGCATTAACAGGAGTGTCAAAATGGCACCTGGAAAACGAGGAAAGGCGAGAGGATCTTCTTCTCCGGCATTTCAGGCAACTCCAAGATCGACCCCTTTTGCAGTGAGGAAGAAGAAAAAGGTGTTGCCGAATTTGGCCAAGTTCTTCAGAAAGAGTTCTGATCAGAGAAATTTATTATAG
- the LOC140887598 gene encoding putative lipid phosphate phosphatase 3, chloroplastic: MRDTQLVTHTLKSHGIIVAKTHMHNWLILILLGVILVVLKCINPFYRFVGEDMMSDLRYPLKSNTVPTWSVPIYSILLPIVVFLLFYFRRRDVYDLHHATLGLLFSILITAVLTDAIKNAVGRPRPDFFWRCFPDGKDAYDRWGNVICHGNQSVIREGHKSFPSGHTSRSFSGLGFLSLYLSGKIKAFDRRGHVAKLCLVLLPLLVASLVGVSRVDDYWHHWQDVFAGGLLGFIVTIFCYLQFFPPPYHVNGWKAYTHIQALDDLQANANNEQASATEIETEPRTSSLAREEDIEAGRS, from the exons ATGAGGGACACCCAGCTTGTAACACATACTCTCAAGTCTCATGGAATCATTGTGGCAAAGACACACATGCACAACTGGCTAATACTGATACTGCTCGGGGTGATTTTGGTTGTTCTAAAATGTATAAATCCTTTCTATCGATTCGTTGGGGAGGATATGATGTCTGATCTCAGGTACCCCTTGAAGAGCAACACTGTGCCAACATGGTCTGTACCT ATATATTCTATCCTGTTGCCGATTGTGGTGTTTCTGCTCTTCTATTTTCGTCGACGAGACGTGTATGATCTTCATCATGCCACTCTAG GCCTTCTATTTTCCATCCTCATAACGGCGGTCCTTACTGATGCAATAAAAAATGCAGTTGGACGCCCACGGCCTGACTTCTTCTGGAGATGTTTTCCAGATGGAAAGGAT GCTTATGATCGATGGGGAAATGTCATTTGCCATGGCAATCAAAGTGTTATAAGGGAAGGGCATAAGAGTTTTCCCAGTGGACATACTTCTA GGTCATTTTCTGGGCTGGGATTCTTATCCTTGTATTTATCTGGGAAAATAAAGGCGTTTGATCGAAGAGGTCACGTTGCAAAACTGTGTCTGGTTCTTCTACCTCTACTTGTTGCATCTCTAGTAGGTGTTTCTCGTGTAGATGACTATTGGCATCACTGGCAAGATGTGTTTGCGGGAGGTCTACTAG GTTTCATAGTGACCATATTTTGTTATCTGCAGTTCTTCCCCCCTCCATATCATGTCAATG GTTGGAAGGCATATACGCATATTCAAGCACTAGATGATTTGCAAGCTAATGCAAACAATGAGCAGGCCTCTGCGACCGAGATTGAAACCGAGCCCAGAACTTCTAGCTTAGCTAGGGAAGAAGATATTGAAGCAGGAAGAAGTTAG